The following DNA comes from Papaver somniferum cultivar HN1 unplaced genomic scaffold, ASM357369v1 unplaced-scaffold_4062, whole genome shotgun sequence.
AAAAAAAAATCCAGTTATGTCAAATCGACCAGTTGGTTTCAATGGTCCCTTGTGTCATTTCTTCACTTAATAGATTGATTGTACTACTACTAATCGTGTCAAGTTGGTAAGATACATGCATTTATTACTCTGTTTTAGCCTTTGTTTTGAGATGTATACCCTTAACCTCATCTCAGCTTCTTTGTTTGTACTTGCTCCGTGGTACACCTTCACATGCCTATGTTTTTTCTCTCGTCTCTTTACGCGTACATGAAAGGTCCGGAAAAGATTAGTTTTTGAGAAAGTGACTTCATATCCACAAGTTGAGCCGCAGACAGATTGAGAAAGAAATTGTGTGATTGTAGGAAAATGGTACCACCACTAGCGCAGACAGATTGAGAAAGAAATTGTGTGATTGTAGGAAAATGGTACCACCACTAGACACAAGTTGGATTGCAGACAGTGAGAGGAAGATTTGGTTTGAAGTTGAGTTCTATGATCAAAGCCATGTGCAACAGTGGCAAGCATAAATCATGTAGGTCCCCAGATTGCTGCTGCATGGCTCTTCTTTGCTTCTAAACCTCAAAGTCCATTTGAAAGGTCGACAATCCAACAAACTTCTATAAATACCCACAAACTCCAAGCAATCATATCCATCTTCAAATTCTCCAATTACATCTTTCAGCACTCATCACAAGCAGAACTTTTACATCTCTTTGTTTATCATTAATCACTTTGCAAAAATGGGTGTTATGCGTTCAATGGTCTCACAAtcaaagcaaattctcaaactacACTCTCTAAGAAACCAATCATCATCGGTAGTTCCTAAAGGACATTGCGCTGTTTACGTCGGAGAAACCGAGAAGAAGAGGTTTATTGTTCCTCTATCTTACTTGAACCATCCTTCGTTCCAAAACTTGCTAAGTTGTGCAGAG
Coding sequences within:
- the LOC113342390 gene encoding auxin-responsive protein SAUR21-like, which gives rise to MGVMRSMVSQSKQILKLHSLRNQSSSVVPKGHCAVYVGETEKKRFIVPLSYLNHPSFQNLLSCAEEEFGFDHPMGGLTIPCNEDAFIDLTSQLNSS